CACGGCCGCGACCTTTGTCGCGAGCCGGGCGAAACACGAGCAAATACTCATACCGAGACTCCTTTCACGGTTGAGAGCAGAATTCGTTCAAACGAACCGCTGATACAGCACATCCGACAGTTCTAACGGTCCGGTCTTCATTCACCGACGGAACGAGCCGACCGCGGCCCCCACGCCAAGCGCGGTCCCACCGACGGAATTCAGCAAACCGCCCGATCGGGCCGAGTTGCCCACCGTCGGGCCGACGCTCCCGCCAGCGCCGAACGTGCCGTTCCCGCCGCCGTAGCCCAACACCCCGCGCCCGTTCGCGATCCCGTTCGGGTACCAGTGGCCGTAGCTGCCCGTGTTCCCGCCGTACCAGTGCCCGAGGTTGTTGAACGAGCCGACGACGCCCGTGGGCCGTATTTGCGGGTCGACGGCGGTCGTGCCGTTGAGCCCCTGGGGGTACAAACCCTGACCCGGGTACGCGAACCCCGGCACCTGTGGGCCGTTCGGGTTCACGACCGGCTGATTCTGCCCCAGGAACCCCTGAGCGGGATTGGCCACGATCGGGCGCCCGCCGCCGAAAACGCTCTGGAACTGCGTGTTCCGCGGGCGGACGGGAGCCTGCGGTTGTGCCCCCGCCGGGTTGAGCGCCCCGGACTCCAAAACGACGACAGCGGCGATGATCGCGGACACTCGGAACGACATGCGGGGACTCCTTCAGAAGAGGGTGCGCGAGGCCGTTCAGTTTAGCACGCCCCACTTCCGGCTGCCGCAAACGACATCGGCGCCGCGGAACCCGCCGAAGCAGGCGCCGCACCACCGATGTCGATGTTCCACACAGCGACAGACGGCACGATCAGAAGAACCGGCGGGACGTGTCGATTCCTCAATTCGAGCCGCCAATGACAAAGCCGAAGGTCGTAAGGTCGAAAATCACAAAGTCGAAGACCGCAATCAAGCGAGCCTCCGACTTTGTGACTTTCGACCTTACGACCTTCGGCGCGATCCCCTGGCCTGTTTAAGGGATGATCGGGGCCACGATGCCAACGTTCCCGTTGTTCCCGTTGTTGCGGAACTGGTTGTTGACGCTCCCGGCGAGCAGTGCCACACCGAGCGTGCGCTGGACCGGTGACAGGACGCGGGCGAAGTACGTGTCGAACTTGCTCAGCGGCTGCGACAGAATGTAGATCCGGTCGGACGGCAGGATCTGGTAGTTCGTCTTCACTTGGCCCTTGCGGGTGATCCCGCACCAGTCCACGGGGAGGATCTGGTCGTTACCGGCTTCGGTCGGGGCCGGGCGCGCCACCCAGATCTTCTTGCTCGACACCGCCGACAGCCCGCCGATGAGCGACACCGCGTCGAGCACGGTTTCGTTGCCCGTGTGCGGCAGGCGCGTCACCTGTTCGCCGTTGCCCGCGAAGTCGGTGATGACGTAGTAGAACTTGCTGTTGTACGAGTACACGTCCACGGCCACTTCGGGGCGCACGAGGTACTTCGAGAGGTGCGACTCGATGGCCTGCTTCACCTGCGCGAGGCTCAGACCCGCGACGTACACGCTCCCGTAAGCCCCCAGTCCTACCGTGCCGTCGGGCCGGACGATGTGCTGGCCGCTGATCTGCTGGACGCCGTGCGACTGCGCCAGCGACACGGTCACGCTGACGTTCCGCGCCTTGATCCGCGCTTTATCTTCGATAGCCTTTTGAGCCTCTTCGACGGTCATGTCCGCGACCCGGAGCGCCCCACCGTAGCGCGGCCCCAGGTTGATGGTGCCGTCCGGGTCCACCGGGTACAGCCCGGTGAGTTTGTTCTGATCGAAGTCGTTCTCCGCGCTCAGGTAGAGCACGTCGAGCGGCTCCAACCGGAACGGCGGCAACGGGACCACCCGGATCGCTTCGATCTGGAGGACGTCCGGTGTCTCCACGATGTACGGCGGGAGGCTGACCTTATTCAGTTCCTTGGGAACCGGGACGTCGGGGATGGTGCAACAGTTAAACTGCGGCGGCTTGCAGCAGTCGCGTTCCGCTTTTATATCGTGGGCCGACCGGCACCCGGAGCCGCCGAACGAACCGGCGACCGCGGCCAACGCCACCCACACTTTCCAAAAGCGCCGGGGCGCCATGATACTCTCCTTATCCCGATCCTTGGGGCTACGCAGACAGTGCGGACGACCGAGACCGCTCCGGTTCCCCGGTCCGCCACGCTCGCCTGTCTAATCGGCGTCCCCCATTTCCCGGTCCAATAAAAACATTCCCTCCCATCCGCCCTTTCCGCACCTACCCATCCCAACCCCACCTTTAATCCTTCCACGCTGGGGCCAAATCTTCCCGACTGCCTTGACAGATGCTCTTTCCTATCCTGGGTTGCAGAGATTACACTGTGACGGACCAAACGAAAGTGTCGTAAACTCCGGCGAAAATGGTGCGGGCGCCGGTAATACCTACGCGACGCCACTCCGGCGCGAATCGCGGAGCCACAACCGCGCCCCGGCACCACGGCAAAACCGCCGCCGGAACTCCAACGATAGTAGTTGTTTGCGCTCGCTCAGCGAGAAGCATCCGCCGCCACCGGAACATCCGGCGCGCAGCGTGCTAAGGTTTTAGACGGGGTTGAATTTACGGGTCGAATCGGTCGACCCGAGAGAACCAACCCTGGTCCCGGCTCCGGGTTCGGCCCGAGCCAGTCCGCGCGGGGCGCACAGATGAAATGTGCGCCCCGCTCCGAGCTTCCACGCCGGAGACCCCACTGATGGCCCGTCCGATTGCCGGTGATTCACCCATGATCCAGCCGCCGTACCAGGCGCCGCAGAGCGGGGTGCCGGTTCCGGTCGTGACTTCGCCGTTCAATTACACAAACCAGCCCAACATCCCGGGGCCGGTGGTGGTGGGTACCCCCACCCCCCTCGGGCTGCTGAATGCGTTCCGGCGGCGGTGGGTGCTGAGCACGTTCATCGGCGGTCTGGTCGCGGTCGCGGTCGCGGTCGGGATCTGGCTCGCGCTGCCCGCGGGCAAGCACCAGGCCCGGGCGCTCGTACAGCTCCAGCCCAAACAGGTCGAGTTCGTCAACAAGACCCAGGAGGACTTCGAGGCGTACCGCCGCCACCAGATGTTCCTGCTGAAGACGCGCGACGTGCTCACCCGCGTCCTCGCGGACCCGGCCGTGTCGAGCCTCGATACCATCAAGCAGTCCGAAGACCCGGTCTCGATGCTCGAGGACACGATCCGGGTCACGGTCGCGGCGCCCGAAATCCTCGAAGTTACGCTCACCGGCAACAACATCGAGGACATGAAGGTGATCCTCGACCACGTCGTCCGGCGGTACGTGGACGACGCCACCGCCATCGACCGCAAACAGCGCGACGACCAGATCGCCGCGCTGGAAACCACGCTCACGAGCATCGAGCGGGAACTTAAAGAACAAAAGAGTAAGCTCGAACTGGCCGGCCGGACCAACGGCACCACGGGCGCAGAGGCCACCAGCAACGCCCTCGCGCTGCTCCAGAAGCGGCACATCGAGGCCGACGCGCTGTTCGTGGCGGCCGGGCGCGAGATCGAGAAGGCCGAGGCCGAACTCAAGGTGCTGCAAAAACAGTTAGAAGACAAAGACCCGAAGACCCCACCGGACCAGGCCATCGTTGCTCAGCTCGTGGCCGCAGACGTGCGGGTCAAAACGGCGAAGAGCGCCTACACCGCCCGCAAAGAGTACGCGGACAAGGAAGCGGCGAAGGCTACCAACCCGGACATCGACGACGGAATCACGAAACTGCGAGCCGAGGTGAAGAAACTCGAAACCGAGGTCAAAGAGGCCGAAAAACTGGCCGCGACCGAGGCCATTGAGGTCGCCCGGGCGATCGACACCGCGAAAAAGAAGAAGCGCGTCGAGGAACTGGCCTACTCGATCGAGGTCAAGAAGGGCGAGCGCGAGGGGCACCGGCTCGAGCGCGAGGGGTTGCAGCGGGTGATCGCGACCACCGCCGCGGGCGGGCTGAGCATCGAGGAGGAGCGCAAGAACCTCCAACCGCAGCGCGAAATGCACGACAAGATCCAGACGCAACTTATTCAGTTGCGGATCGCGGCCCAACAGAGCGGGCGTGTCAGCGCACGCGGCGGCGCCGAGAAGATCCCGAACAACAACCAGAACAAGAAGATCGTGATGTCCTCGGCGGGCGGGTTCGTGTCCTTCTTTGGCGTGATCCTGCTCGTTTCGTTCCTCGAATGGCGCTCGCGCCGCGTGGACGGCGTCGACCAAGTGGTGAACGAACTCGGGATGCGGGTCATCGGTACCGTGCCTGCGTTTCCGAACCGCGCGAGCCTCCAGGCCGCGACCGAGGCCGGGGGCGCGAACTGGCGGTTCGTGCTCAACGAGTCCATCAACTCGACGCGCACGATGCTGCTCCACACCGCGAAGGCCCAGGCGATGCAGGTGGTGATGGTGACCAGCGCCACGCAGGGCGAGGGCAAGACCTCGCTGGCGAGCCAATTGGCGACCAGCATGGCGACCGCCGGGATGCGCACGCTGATCGTGGACTGCGATTTGCGGAACCCGTCGATCATGAAGCTGTTCGAGCTTCCCCTCGCGCCGGGCGTGTCTGAAGTGCTGCGTCAGGAAGTGGACGTGAGCGACGCGGTGCAGGCTACCGCGGTCCCGAACCTGTGGGTCATCCCCGCCGGCCACTGCTCGAACGCGACCATCGCCGCGCTCGCGCAAGGGAACCCGCTCAAAACGTTATTCAACCGGCTCCGCGGGCAATTCGACTTCGTGATCGTCGATAGCTGCCCGGTTCTGCCGGTCGCGGACGCGCTCTTGATCGCGCAACACGTGGACGGCGTTGTGTTTTCGATCATGCAAGACGTCAGTCAGCTGCCGAAGGTCGTCACTGCATCGGAGAAACTGACGCAATTGAACATCCAAATGGTCGGGGCTGTGGTGAACGGCATCAAGCAGGACGTGTACTCCTACGGTTACAACTACGTGAAGCAACTCCCCGCGTAACCAATTTCCAGTCAGTGACTTATGTCGCTAACGATTTCGCAAGGTGAGTGAATTTGCATTCTGCTCACCTTGCGAAATCGCGGTTCGATGCGAATAGTGCCCATATGAGCATTCACCCCCACCAAATTGCACCCGCACTTTCGCCCGAAAATGCCGGGCGTGCGGCGATTCGCAAGTGGCTGGTGATCGTGATTGCGGTGGCCGGACTTGCGGGCGCCGCGATAGTTGAAGGAACGCGGTCGAATCGGTGGGGACCGTCTGAAGATGTTCGCGCCGCATCTGAAAAGCTTGCTGGTATTCCCACAAATTTCGGAAACTGGACGAGTTCGGAATACCAGATGTCTGATAAGGTGTTGAAAGTAGCTGAAGCGACCGGGCATTTGTCAAGAATTTATAAACACAGAAAGACCGGAGCAGAATTCAGCGTACTGATCCTGTGCGGTCCTAGCGGTCCTATCGGCGCCCATACCCCCGAGGCTTGTTACGCCGGTAGCGGTTATACAATGGCAGGAGAACCGCAGAAAAAAGCGGTCGTCCTGCCCGACCAGTCGCCCGCGACCTACTGGTCGACTCGATTTGATAAGATGACCCCGCCAGCCGAGTCGCAACGGGTTTGTTGGATGTGGGGATTGGGTGGAGATTGGGAAGCTTCCACAAATGCCCGGTTCGGTTGGCAGTCTGCGCTATACAAAATGTACGTGACGCGACCCGGACCAGATGCGACCAGCGCCCACGACCCGATCCACGAGTTCCTGACAGACTTTTTGCCCGAAGTGAAAAAAGCGCTGGCCCCCCGACCGTCCGAATCGAAGTAAGACCCGCTGCTTCGCCCGTAACGCGAGCGGGAAGCCGAGAACGTTTAACGCCTCGCCCCGAAGCCGGAGAACGGACTCCTTATGAGTGCTGTGCCGACGCACCCGCCGACACTGCCGACCCCCGCCCAGTCGCCCGAACGCGAACCGTGGCCGGAGATCGATTGCCTCCCGTCGGACGCGGTTCTTGAGATCCCAATGAACTTGGGCTGGTACGCTGCGGCCAAAATCGTATTCGACTACGCCGCCGCTCTTGCCATGCTCCCATTAGCTCTCGTTCTCATGGCGTTCGCCGCGATCGCCGTCAAGATCACGTCGCCCGGCCCGGTGTTCTACACGCAAACGCGCGTCGGGCTGAACGGGCGCAAATACAAGATCATCAAGATCCGCTCGATGCGACTGAACTGCGAGGCCAGCTCTGGCATCCAGTGGTCACAGAAGGGCGACACGCGCATCACCGCCGTGGGCAAGTTCCTGCGGGCCACGCACATCGACGAACTGCCGCAACTGTTCAACGTGCTGCTCGGGCACATGAGTCTGGTCGGCCCGCGCCCGGAGCGGCCCGAAGTGATTCAGGCGAAGGGCCTGAACCAACTCGTCCCGGGTTACCGGCACCGGCTCCGCGTGAAGCCCGGCGTGACCGGCCTTGCACAGTGCCAACTGCCGGCCGATTCGGACGTCACCAGCGTGCGCTACAAGGTCGTGTACGACCTCTACTACGTCGAGAACCAGAGCCTCTTCCTCGACCTCCGCTTGATCGCCGCTACGTTGTGCAAAGCGGGGGCCAGCCCGAACGTGCTCCGCCGTCTGTTCTTCCTCCCGAACCGCGACGCCGTAGCCGCTGGCTTCGTTGCCAACGTCGTGTCGATCCCCGACGATAGCGGAACGATGCCCGCTCTCATGCCCGCGTGATAGACCGGTTGTCACAAGAACCCGCGGCGCGGGTTCTTTATCTCACGCACCGCGTCCCCTACCCCCCAGATAAAGGCGACCGTATTCGCACGTACCACCTGCTCCGGCAGATGGTAACGCGCGGGCGCGTCTGGCTCGGGTGCCTCGCGGACGAACCCGTTCCGCCGGAATCGCTCACCGCACTCAATAATCTCTGCGAACGGGTCGCTGTGATCCCCGTCGGCCGCGCGTCGCGTTGGGGCCGGGCTGCGTGGAGCCTTGCCACCGGTGCGAGCCTTTCGGAAGGGCTGTTCGCATCGAACGGGTTGACCCGCGTGTTGAAGCAGTGGGCCGCAGAGACGAAATTCGATACCGTCGTCGCGTCGTCGTCCGCGCTCGTGCCGTATCTGCGTATCCCCGCTCTTGCTGGTACGCCCGCGGTCGTCGATTTGATCGACGTAGACAGCCAAAAATGGCTCGATTTCGCGGCGGTCAGTCGCGCGCCCAAGAACTGGCTGTACCGCCTCGAAGCAGCGCGGGTACGAAAGACCGAACGCGCGATAGCCGGGTTCGCACGGGCCGAGAGCGTGGTGAGTCGGGCTGAAGCGAACGTCTACGATTCATTCACCCACGCAGGTGCCGCGACGGTCGCGACCAACGGCGTCGATCTAGACTATTTCGCACCGGCGCAGTGTGAGACGCAACTGGCGTGTGCGTTCGTCGGCGCGCTCGATTATCTGCCGAACGAAGACGCCGCGATCTGGTTCGCGCGCGACGTCTGGCCGGCGATCCGCGAAAAATTCCCCGCCGCGGAATTCCGCATTATCGGGCGCAAACCGACGCCCACGGTGCAAGCGCTCAGCGCGATTCCCGGTATCTCCGTTGTCGGTCAAGTACCCGATGTGCGCCCGTTTGTGGCTTCGGCCGCGGCCGTAGTGGTTCCGCTCCGGCTCGCCCGCGGCGTGCAAAATAAGGTACTGGAAGCAATGGCGATGGCGAAAGCGGTCGTGGCCGCGCCGCCCGCGCTGGCCGCGCTCGGCACGGAGAACGGGGTTCACCTGCTCTCCGCTTCGACCCCGCAAGAGTGGGTCCGCGCGGTCACCGCGCTGTTCACAGACGCGCCCCTGCGTCGCTCACTGTCAGGTGCCGCTCGGCAGTATGTCGAGCAGCACCACCACTGGGAACAGTGTTTACAACCGCTGCTGGCCGCGATCTTTCCGCCCGCTTGATCGTGCGCTTCTCCTCACGCGCGGGCCGTTCTCGACCTACACTTACTCCAACCGACCCACGCCGTGGACACCGCCGGCTCACTCATTCACCCGCCCGCCCTGTTGCCCGATTCACCGGAAATCGCACGAGGCGCTGAACCGATCACCGGGCCGGTGATACTGGACGCGCGCGTCGTGACCGGGGCCGGCGGCGGGCCGGAGAAGACCATCCTGAACTCGCCGCGGTTCCTGGAGTCGCTCGGGTACCGGATGGTGTGCGCGTACATGCACCCGCCCGGCGATCCGGGGTTTGACGTGCTCACGCGCCAGGCCGCGAAATACCGCGCGCCGCTCCTCTCCATCCCGGACCGCGGGGCGTGGGACTGGCGCGTCGTGACGCGGGCGCTCGCGATCTGCCGGCGCGAAAACGTAACCGTATGGCACGGCCACGATTACAAAACAAACGCGCTCGGGCTGCTGCTGAAGCGGCTGTGGCCGATGCGGTTGGTGACGACGGTTCACGGGTGGGTCCGGCACACGCGCCGGACGCCTCTGTATTACCGCATCGACCAGCTCTGTCTCCCGTACTACGAGCGCGTGATCTGCGTGTCGGACGACCTTCTCGATGCGTGCCTCGCGGCCGGGGTACCGGCCAAAAACTGCGTGCTGCTCGAAAACGGTATCGACACCGCGGAGTATTCGCGCGTACAAACTTTGGCGGACGCAAAGGCCACATTAGATTTACCCACAGACGCCCCCGTGATCGGTGCGGTGGGTCGGTTGTCGCCCGAGAAGGGATTCGATGTTCTAATTCGGGCCGCTCACGCCCTCGTCGCGCAAGGTCACGACGTTCGACTCGTCATCGTCGGGGAGGGGGACGAGCGCGCGAACCTCGAGCGCCTGATTCGCGAACTAGACTTGGGCGCCCGCGTGCGGCTCGCCGGCTGGCAGACCAACGTGCGAGCGTATTTCGAGGCGATGGACGTGTTCGCTCTGAGCAGCTTGCGCGAGGGGCTCCCGAACGTGGTGCTCGAAGCGATGGCGCTCGGCGTGCCGGTCGTCTCGACGCGCGTGAACGGCGTCCCGCGGCTGATTCGGGACGGGCACAACGGCGCACTGGTCGATCCGGGCGATCTCGACGGGTTGACCGCGGCGCTGGCCGGGCTGCTCCGGAGCGATTCCCGGCGGGAACAGTTTCGCGCGGCCGGGCGCCGAACCGTCGAGACGCGGTACAACTTCGCGACGCGAATGCAGCGCCTCAAGTGCCTCTACGACGAACTGCTGGCACAGTGAATCAGAAACGCCACAGAAGAACGTCGATTCAGGCACGATCAAAACAGAAAAACGGGGCTGGCCACAGAAGGGCACCAGAAGCACATAAAGAGGACCAGAAATTACCTAATTTACGGATGCGGCCCCGGTCCATTATCTGTTTTATTTCTTGTACGATTCTGTGTCTTAGTTTTTCTGGCCGTGATTGATGTGCTCCCCATTGTTCGCTGCCGGTTTTTGACCCTCGGTAATTCGTAATGCATCGCCCCATGTCGCCCGTCCCACCACCGCCGCTCGTCACGGTCGCCCACTCGCGCGCCGCGATCTCCGGACGGGTCGCGGACCTCGCGGCGTTCGTGCGGCACTCGGCCCCGGAAGTCCCGCTCAGCAAGCACCCGCTCTGGCTCGACGTGCTGCGCACCGGGTTGGGGCACGAGGTCTACGCGCTCGAAACTACTGCCAGCGGGCGCACCGTCGGGTTCCTGCCGCTCGCGTGCGTCAGCTCGATGCTGTTCGGCCGGTTCCTCGTCAGCCTGCCGTACCTGAACACGAACGGCGTCGTCGCGCACTCTGCCGACGTCCAGGCCGAACTCGTCGCGCGCGCCGCGACACTCGCCGAGGAACTCAACGTCCGCTACCTCGAGCTGCGGCACGAGGCCCCGATCGCGCACTCGGCGCTGAACGCCTCGCTGACCAGCAAGGTTCACATGCGGTTGCCGCTGCCCGGGTGTTCTGAGCAGTTGTGGAAGGGCTTCAGCCCCAAAGTTCGCAACCAGATCCGCAAGGGCGAAAAGGGCGGGTTCTCGGTGCAGTGGGGCGGCGCGGAGTGCCTCGACGGGTTCCACGACGTCCTCTGTGCGAACATGCGCGACCTCGGCTCGCCCGTGTACGGCAAAGAGCTGTTCCGCGCGATCCTGAACACGTTCCCCAACGACGCGGAAATTTGCCTCCTGCACGCCGGCGATCACCCCGTAGCCGCCGCGCTCTTGCTACACGGTTGGGGCATCACCGAGGTGCCGACGGCCTCGGCGCTAAAAGAGCAGAACCCCAGCAACGTGAACATGCTGATGTACCACCACCTGCTACAGCGCGCGATCGAGCGCGGGCAGCGGGTGTTCGACTTCGGCCGCTCGACCGTCGCGAGCAGCACGTTCCGGTTCAAGAAGCAGTGGGGCGCGATCCCGCACCCCGCCACGTGGCAGTACAGCGTGCTCCAGGGCGAAGTCGGTGACATGCGCCCGGACAACCCGCGGTTCCAGCAGGTCATCCGCGTGTGGCAGCGGCTCCCCGTCGCGCTCACCCGTCTCGTAGGTCCGCTCAT
This region of Gemmata massiliana genomic DNA includes:
- a CDS encoding polysaccharide biosynthesis/export family protein, whose amino-acid sequence is MAPRRFWKVWVALAAVAGSFGGSGCRSAHDIKAERDCCKPPQFNCCTIPDVPVPKELNKVSLPPYIVETPDVLQIEAIRVVPLPPFRLEPLDVLYLSAENDFDQNKLTGLYPVDPDGTINLGPRYGGALRVADMTVEEAQKAIEDKARIKARNVSVTVSLAQSHGVQQISGQHIVRPDGTVGLGAYGSVYVAGLSLAQVKQAIESHLSKYLVRPEVAVDVYSYNSKFYYVITDFAGNGEQVTRLPHTGNETVLDAVSLIGGLSAVSSKKIWVARPAPTEAGNDQILPVDWCGITRKGQVKTNYQILPSDRIYILSQPLSKFDTYFARVLSPVQRTLGVALLAGSVNNQFRNNGNNGNVGIVAPIIP
- a CDS encoding polysaccharide biosynthesis tyrosine autokinase, producing MARPIAGDSPMIQPPYQAPQSGVPVPVVTSPFNYTNQPNIPGPVVVGTPTPLGLLNAFRRRWVLSTFIGGLVAVAVAVGIWLALPAGKHQARALVQLQPKQVEFVNKTQEDFEAYRRHQMFLLKTRDVLTRVLADPAVSSLDTIKQSEDPVSMLEDTIRVTVAAPEILEVTLTGNNIEDMKVILDHVVRRYVDDATAIDRKQRDDQIAALETTLTSIERELKEQKSKLELAGRTNGTTGAEATSNALALLQKRHIEADALFVAAGREIEKAEAELKVLQKQLEDKDPKTPPDQAIVAQLVAADVRVKTAKSAYTARKEYADKEAAKATNPDIDDGITKLRAEVKKLETEVKEAEKLAATEAIEVARAIDTAKKKKRVEELAYSIEVKKGEREGHRLEREGLQRVIATTAAGGLSIEEERKNLQPQREMHDKIQTQLIQLRIAAQQSGRVSARGGAEKIPNNNQNKKIVMSSAGGFVSFFGVILLVSFLEWRSRRVDGVDQVVNELGMRVIGTVPAFPNRASLQAATEAGGANWRFVLNESINSTRTMLLHTAKAQAMQVVMVTSATQGEGKTSLASQLATSMATAGMRTLIVDCDLRNPSIMKLFELPLAPGVSEVLRQEVDVSDAVQATAVPNLWVIPAGHCSNATIAALAQGNPLKTLFNRLRGQFDFVIVDSCPVLPVADALLIAQHVDGVVFSIMQDVSQLPKVVTASEKLTQLNIQMVGAVVNGIKQDVYSYGYNYVKQLPA
- a CDS encoding glycosyltransferase, translated to MDTAGSLIHPPALLPDSPEIARGAEPITGPVILDARVVTGAGGGPEKTILNSPRFLESLGYRMVCAYMHPPGDPGFDVLTRQAAKYRAPLLSIPDRGAWDWRVVTRALAICRRENVTVWHGHDYKTNALGLLLKRLWPMRLVTTVHGWVRHTRRTPLYYRIDQLCLPYYERVICVSDDLLDACLAAGVPAKNCVLLENGIDTAEYSRVQTLADAKATLDLPTDAPVIGAVGRLSPEKGFDVLIRAAHALVAQGHDVRLVIVGEGDERANLERLIRELDLGARVRLAGWQTNVRAYFEAMDVFALSSLREGLPNVVLEAMALGVPVVSTRVNGVPRLIRDGHNGALVDPGDLDGLTAALAGLLRSDSRREQFRAAGRRTVETRYNFATRMQRLKCLYDELLAQ
- a CDS encoding FemAB family XrtA/PEP-CTERM system-associated protein, producing MHRPMSPVPPPPLVTVAHSRAAISGRVADLAAFVRHSAPEVPLSKHPLWLDVLRTGLGHEVYALETTASGRTVGFLPLACVSSMLFGRFLVSLPYLNTNGVVAHSADVQAELVARAATLAEELNVRYLELRHEAPIAHSALNASLTSKVHMRLPLPGCSEQLWKGFSPKVRNQIRKGEKGGFSVQWGGAECLDGFHDVLCANMRDLGSPVYGKELFRAILNTFPNDAEICLLHAGDHPVAAALLLHGWGITEVPTASALKEQNPSNVNMLMYHHLLQRAIERGQRVFDFGRSTVASSTFRFKKQWGAIPHPATWQYSVLQGEVGDMRPDNPRFQQVIRVWQRLPVALTRLVGPLIVRGIP
- a CDS encoding TIGR03087 family PEP-CTERM/XrtA system glycosyltransferase; this encodes MSQEPAARVLYLTHRVPYPPDKGDRIRTYHLLRQMVTRGRVWLGCLADEPVPPESLTALNNLCERVAVIPVGRASRWGRAAWSLATGASLSEGLFASNGLTRVLKQWAAETKFDTVVASSSALVPYLRIPALAGTPAVVDLIDVDSQKWLDFAAVSRAPKNWLYRLEAARVRKTERAIAGFARAESVVSRAEANVYDSFTHAGAATVATNGVDLDYFAPAQCETQLACAFVGALDYLPNEDAAIWFARDVWPAIREKFPAAEFRIIGRKPTPTVQALSAIPGISVVGQVPDVRPFVASAAAVVVPLRLARGVQNKVLEAMAMAKAVVAAPPALAALGTENGVHLLSASTPQEWVRAVTALFTDAPLRRSLSGAARQYVEQHHHWEQCLQPLLAAIFPPA
- a CDS encoding exosortase-associated EpsI family protein, coding for MSIHPHQIAPALSPENAGRAAIRKWLVIVIAVAGLAGAAIVEGTRSNRWGPSEDVRAASEKLAGIPTNFGNWTSSEYQMSDKVLKVAEATGHLSRIYKHRKTGAEFSVLILCGPSGPIGAHTPEACYAGSGYTMAGEPQKKAVVLPDQSPATYWSTRFDKMTPPAESQRVCWMWGLGGDWEASTNARFGWQSALYKMYVTRPGPDATSAHDPIHEFLTDFLPEVKKALAPRPSESK
- a CDS encoding sugar transferase, producing MSAVPTHPPTLPTPAQSPEREPWPEIDCLPSDAVLEIPMNLGWYAAAKIVFDYAAALAMLPLALVLMAFAAIAVKITSPGPVFYTQTRVGLNGRKYKIIKIRSMRLNCEASSGIQWSQKGDTRITAVGKFLRATHIDELPQLFNVLLGHMSLVGPRPERPEVIQAKGLNQLVPGYRHRLRVKPGVTGLAQCQLPADSDVTSVRYKVVYDLYYVENQSLFLDLRLIAATLCKAGASPNVLRRLFFLPNRDAVAAGFVANVVSIPDDSGTMPALMPA